In a single window of the Phocoena sinus isolate mPhoSin1 chromosome 7, mPhoSin1.pri, whole genome shotgun sequence genome:
- the THAP4 gene encoding THAP domain-containing protein 4 isoform X3: MEAPRMNPVLEPLSWMLGTWLSDPPGAGTFPTLQPFQYLEEVHISHVGQPMLNFSFNAFHPDTHKPMHRECGFIRLEPDTNKVAFVSAQNTGIVEVEEGEVNGQELCIASHSIARTSFAKEPHVEQITRKFRLNSEGKLEQTVSMATTTQPMTQHLHVTYKKVTP, from the exons AGGCCCCCAGAATGAACCCTGTGCTGGAGCCGCTGTCCTGGATGCTGGGCACATGGCTGTCAGACCCGCCGGGAGCTGGGACCTTCCCGACCCTGCAGCCCTTCCAGTACCTGGAGGAGGTGCACATCTCGCACGTGGGCCAGCCCATGCTGAACTTCTC GTTCAACGCCTTCCATCCGGACACCCACAAGCCCATGCACAGGGAGTGTGGCTTCATCCGCCTGGAGCCCGACACCAACAAGGTGGCCTTCGTCAGCGCCCAGAACACAG GCAtcgtggaggtggaggagggcgAGGTGAACGGGCAGGAGCTGTGCATCGCGTCCCACTCCATTGCCAGGACCTCCTTCGCCAAGGAGCCCCACGTGGAGCAG ATTACCCGAAAATTCAGGCTGAATTCCGAAGGCAAACTTGAACAGACGGTCTCCATGGCAACCACTACGCAGCCCATGACTCAGCATCTGCATGTCACCTACAAGAAGGTGACCCCGTGA